The following are encoded in a window of Aromatoleum petrolei genomic DNA:
- a CDS encoding serine/threonine protein kinase has translation MPAQTNCPLPAGFQLDQYRIERQLSLGGFSIVYLANDAEGTPVAIKEYLPNSLALRKDGEFEPQVSEEHMPAFRYGMKCFFEEGRSLAKLMHPNVVQVLNFFRANGTVYMVMKFERGRTLHDYIQKHRGEVSEGFIRVVFTRMLNGLREVHAHKLLHLDIKPSNIYLRNDGTPVLLDFGAARQTLLSDQPILKPMYTPGFASPEQFEHRDTLGPWSDIYSVGASLYACVTGNPPQRSDERLKDDTLVSLRKSHGARYSAHLLDTIDWCIKLDPLARPQSVYSLQKALIRRNDDGDTVHAGLFGDLGARLKSFIGRT, from the coding sequence ATGCCTGCGCAAACGAACTGCCCACTTCCCGCCGGTTTCCAGCTGGACCAGTACCGGATCGAGCGGCAGCTTTCGCTGGGCGGGTTCTCGATCGTCTATCTCGCCAACGACGCGGAAGGCACGCCGGTCGCGATCAAGGAATACCTGCCCAACTCGCTCGCCCTGCGCAAGGACGGCGAATTCGAGCCGCAGGTTTCCGAGGAGCACATGCCCGCATTCCGCTACGGGATGAAGTGCTTCTTCGAAGAGGGCCGCTCGCTCGCGAAGCTGATGCATCCCAACGTGGTGCAGGTGCTGAATTTCTTTCGCGCCAACGGCACAGTTTACATGGTGATGAAGTTCGAGCGCGGGCGCACCTTGCACGACTATATCCAGAAACACCGCGGCGAGGTGAGCGAAGGCTTCATCCGCGTGGTGTTCACGCGCATGCTCAACGGCCTGCGCGAGGTGCATGCGCACAAGCTGCTGCACCTCGACATCAAGCCGTCGAACATCTACCTGCGCAACGACGGCACGCCGGTACTGCTGGATTTCGGCGCAGCGCGGCAAACCTTGCTGAGCGACCAGCCGATCCTCAAGCCGATGTACACGCCCGGATTCGCTTCGCCCGAACAGTTCGAGCACCGCGACACGCTGGGCCCCTGGAGCGACATTTACAGCGTGGGGGCGAGCCTGTACGCGTGCGTCACCGGCAATCCGCCGCAGCGATCGGACGAGCGCCTCAAGGACGACACCCTCGTGTCGCTGCGCAAGTCGCACGGCGCACGATATTCCGCGCACCTGCTCGACACCATCGACTGGTGCATCAAGCTCGACCCGCTGGCGCGCCCGCAGAGCGTGTATTCGCTGCAGAAGGCGCTGATCCGGCGCAACGATGACGGCGACACCGTGCACGCGGGGCTGTTCGGCGACCTCGGTGCGCGACTGAAGTCGTTCATCGGACGTACGTAA